In Microbulbifer sp. GL-2, the following are encoded in one genomic region:
- the rpoC gene encoding DNA-directed RNA polymerase subunit beta' encodes MKDLLNLVKSQEHLEEFDAIRIGLASPDMIRSWSYGEVKKPETINYRTFKPEREGLFCAKIFGPVKDYECLCGKYKRMKHRGIICEKCGVEVTKAKVRRERMGHIELASPVAHIWFLKSLPSRIGLLLDMTLRDIERVLYFESYVVTEPGMTTLERGQLLNDEQYFEAMEEFADEFEAKMGAEAIQELMSDIELPAEIQRLREEIPATNSETKIKKLSKRLKLLEAFYKSGNNPEWMIMQALPVLPPDLRPLVPLDGGRFATSDLNDLYRRVINRNNRLKRLLELNAPDIIVRNEKRMLQESVDALLDNGRRGRAITGSNKRPLKSLADMIKGKQGRFRQNLLGKRVDYSGRSVIVVGPTLRLHQCGLPKKMALELFKPFIFGKLESRGLATTIKAAKKMVEREEAVVWDILDEVIREHPVLLNRAPTLHRLGIQAFEPVLIEGKAIQLHPLVCAAYNADFDGDQMAVHVPLTIEAQLESRALMMSTNNILSPANGEPIIVPSQDVVLGLYWMTRERVNDKGEGMFFSDIKEVSRAFYAKQVGLQAKVKVRIREKILGEDGEKHETISVQDTTVGRALLWNIVPEGLPFELVNQPMKKKSISRVLNECYRKVGLKATVIFADQLMYTGFDFSTKSGSSIGVNDFEIPAEKAELIDAAEAEVKEIETQFASGLVTQGEKYNKVIDVWSRTNDKVTQAMMAGIKKEKVIDREGKETKQDSFNSVFMYADSGARGSEAQIRQLAGMRGLMARPDGSIIENAITANFREGLTVQQYFISTHGARKGLADTALKTANSGYLTRRLVDVAQDVVITEVDCGTDDGLTMAPVIEGGDVIESLGDRILGRVVARDVLKPGSEEIAVSAGTMIDEKWVERIEAMGIDEVLVRSPISCTTSHGICAQCYGRDLARGHRANSGESVGVVAAQSIGEPGTQLTMRTFHIGGAASRASAADSIQIKQSGTVRLHNLKTVKTEVGTLVAVSRSGELAIADSAGRERERYKLPYGAVISVYEGAEVDGGKIVAKWDPHTHPIITEVAGWVKLSGMEDGLSIRKQTDEITGLSSIEVIDPAERPAAGKDLRPAVTLVDENGNELTLANSNAPAHYALPPRAILSLADGNKVNVGDVIARIPQESGGTKDITGGLPRVADLFEARKPKEPSILAEISGTVSFGKETKGKVRLQITPRDGKPLANGKDHYEVLIPKHRQLTVFEGETVEKGEVISDGPSNPHDILRLKGVEELARYITNEIQEVYRLQGVGINDKHIETIVRQMLRKVEITEMGDSGFIKGDQVEYQRVIEENEQLRAENKQPAQFERLLLGITKASLATESFLSAASFQETTRVLTEAAVTGKEDSLRGLKENVVVGRLIPAGTGLAYHAERKRKRSLQLEESFGEGPSAAEVEAALTEALKSSGE; translated from the coding sequence TTGAAAGATTTATTAAATCTGGTGAAGTCCCAGGAACACCTGGAAGAGTTTGATGCGATTCGCATCGGTCTGGCCTCGCCGGACATGATTCGTTCCTGGTCCTACGGCGAAGTGAAAAAGCCGGAGACCATCAACTACCGTACCTTCAAGCCCGAGCGTGAAGGTCTGTTCTGCGCCAAGATCTTCGGTCCGGTGAAGGACTATGAGTGCCTGTGCGGTAAGTACAAGCGCATGAAGCACCGCGGTATTATCTGTGAGAAATGTGGCGTTGAAGTGACTAAGGCCAAGGTGCGTCGTGAGCGTATGGGCCACATCGAACTGGCCAGCCCGGTTGCGCACATCTGGTTCCTGAAGTCCCTGCCGTCCCGTATCGGCCTGTTGTTGGACATGACCCTGCGCGATATCGAGCGCGTTTTGTACTTCGAATCCTACGTGGTTACCGAGCCGGGTATGACCACCCTGGAGCGCGGTCAGCTGCTCAACGATGAGCAGTACTTCGAGGCGATGGAAGAGTTCGCCGACGAGTTTGAAGCGAAGATGGGTGCCGAGGCGATCCAGGAGCTGATGAGTGATATCGAGCTGCCTGCGGAAATCCAGCGTCTGCGCGAAGAGATTCCGGCGACCAACTCCGAGACCAAGATCAAGAAGTTGTCCAAGCGTCTGAAGCTGTTGGAAGCCTTCTACAAATCCGGAAACAACCCGGAGTGGATGATCATGCAGGCCCTGCCGGTATTGCCGCCGGATCTGCGCCCGCTGGTACCGCTGGATGGTGGTCGTTTCGCGACCTCCGACCTGAACGACCTCTACCGTCGTGTGATCAACCGTAACAACCGTCTGAAGCGTCTGCTTGAGCTGAACGCGCCGGACATTATCGTGCGCAACGAAAAGCGCATGCTGCAGGAATCTGTGGACGCACTGCTGGATAACGGCCGTCGCGGCCGCGCGATCACCGGCTCCAACAAGCGCCCGCTGAAGTCCCTGGCGGACATGATCAAAGGTAAGCAGGGTCGTTTCCGTCAGAACCTGCTGGGTAAGCGTGTGGACTACTCCGGTCGTTCCGTGATCGTGGTTGGTCCGACCCTGCGACTGCACCAGTGCGGCCTGCCCAAGAAAATGGCCCTGGAGCTGTTCAAGCCGTTCATTTTCGGCAAGCTCGAATCCCGTGGTCTGGCCACTACCATCAAAGCCGCGAAGAAAATGGTAGAGCGCGAGGAAGCGGTCGTTTGGGATATCCTCGACGAAGTGATCCGCGAGCACCCGGTACTGCTGAACCGCGCACCGACCCTGCACCGTCTGGGTATTCAGGCATTCGAGCCAGTACTGATTGAAGGTAAGGCAATCCAGCTGCACCCGCTGGTTTGTGCGGCCTATAACGCCGACTTCGATGGCGACCAGATGGCGGTACACGTACCGCTGACAATCGAGGCGCAGTTGGAATCCCGCGCGCTGATGATGTCCACCAACAACATCCTGTCGCCCGCCAACGGTGAGCCGATCATTGTACCCTCCCAGGACGTGGTACTGGGTCTGTACTGGATGACCCGCGAACGCGTTAATGATAAAGGTGAGGGCATGTTCTTCTCCGATATCAAAGAGGTGAGCCGTGCCTTTTATGCCAAGCAGGTAGGCCTGCAGGCGAAGGTTAAGGTGCGTATCCGCGAGAAGATCCTCGGTGAAGATGGTGAGAAACACGAAACCATCTCCGTACAGGACACCACTGTAGGCCGTGCACTGCTGTGGAATATCGTACCGGAAGGACTGCCCTTCGAGCTGGTTAACCAGCCGATGAAGAAGAAGTCTATTTCCCGTGTATTGAACGAGTGCTACCGCAAGGTGGGACTGAAGGCGACCGTAATCTTCGCCGACCAACTGATGTACACCGGTTTTGATTTCTCCACCAAGTCAGGCTCCTCCATCGGTGTGAACGATTTTGAGATCCCGGCCGAGAAGGCCGAGCTGATCGATGCCGCAGAAGCCGAAGTGAAGGAAATTGAAACTCAGTTCGCTTCCGGCCTGGTAACCCAGGGTGAGAAATACAACAAGGTCATCGACGTTTGGTCGCGCACCAACGACAAGGTGACCCAGGCGATGATGGCCGGTATCAAGAAAGAGAAGGTGATTGATCGCGAGGGCAAGGAGACCAAGCAGGACTCCTTCAATTCCGTCTTTATGTACGCCGACTCAGGCGCACGGGGTTCCGAGGCGCAGATTCGCCAGCTTGCCGGTATGCGTGGTCTGATGGCCCGTCCGGATGGCTCCATTATTGAGAACGCCATTACCGCGAACTTCCGTGAAGGTCTGACCGTACAGCAGTACTTCATCTCGACCCACGGTGCACGTAAAGGTCTGGCAGATACCGCACTGAAAACCGCTAACTCCGGTTACCTGACCCGTCGTTTGGTAGACGTGGCGCAGGATGTGGTAATTACCGAAGTGGATTGTGGTACTGACGACGGCCTGACTATGGCGCCGGTGATCGAGGGCGGTGACGTAATCGAGTCTCTCGGTGACCGTATCCTCGGTCGTGTTGTAGCCCGAGATGTCCTCAAACCCGGCAGTGAAGAGATCGCTGTTTCCGCCGGCACCATGATCGATGAGAAATGGGTTGAGCGCATCGAAGCCATGGGGATCGATGAGGTTCTGGTTCGCTCACCGATCAGCTGTACTACTTCACACGGTATCTGTGCCCAGTGTTATGGCCGCGACCTGGCCCGAGGCCATCGCGCCAACTCCGGTGAGTCTGTGGGCGTTGTTGCAGCCCAGTCTATCGGTGAGCCGGGCACCCAGCTGACCATGCGTACCTTCCACATCGGTGGTGCGGCAAGCCGCGCCTCTGCAGCTGACAGTATCCAGATCAAGCAGTCCGGTACTGTGCGTCTGCACAATCTGAAAACTGTAAAGACCGAAGTTGGCACCCTGGTAGCGGTTTCCCGTTCCGGTGAGCTGGCCATTGCCGATAGCGCCGGCCGCGAACGCGAGCGCTACAAGCTGCCTTATGGTGCGGTGATCAGTGTTTATGAAGGTGCCGAGGTTGACGGTGGCAAGATTGTAGCCAAGTGGGACCCGCATACCCACCCGATCATCACCGAAGTTGCCGGTTGGGTAAAACTGTCCGGAATGGAAGACGGGCTCTCTATCCGCAAGCAGACCGATGAAATTACCGGCCTGTCCTCTATCGAGGTGATCGACCCAGCTGAACGCCCGGCTGCAGGTAAAGACCTGCGTCCGGCGGTAACTCTGGTTGACGAAAACGGTAATGAGCTGACCCTGGCCAACAGTAATGCGCCCGCACACTACGCATTGCCACCGCGTGCCATCCTCAGCCTGGCCGACGGAAACAAGGTGAATGTGGGCGATGTTATCGCACGTATTCCACAGGAATCCGGCGGTACCAAGGACATTACCGGTGGTCTGCCACGCGTTGCTGACTTGTTTGAAGCGCGCAAGCCGAAAGAGCCGTCCATCCTGGCGGAGATCTCCGGTACTGTTTCCTTCGGTAAAGAAACCAAGGGTAAAGTCCGTCTGCAGATTACACCGCGTGACGGCAAGCCACTGGCGAACGGTAAGGACCACTATGAGGTTCTGATTCCTAAGCACCGCCAGTTGACTGTGTTTGAAGGTGAAACTGTAGAGAAGGGTGAGGTGATCTCTGATGGCCCATCCAACCCACACGACATCCTGCGCCTGAAAGGTGTTGAAGAACTGGCTCGTTATATCACCAACGAGATTCAGGAAGTTTACCGCCTCCAGGGTGTAGGTATTAACGACAAACACATTGAAACGATTGTGCGTCAGATGCTGCGCAAAGTGGAAATCACCGAAATGGGTGATTCCGGTTTCATTAAGGGCGACCAGGTTGAATACCAGCGCGTGATCGAAGAGAACGAGCAGCTGCGTGCCGAGAACAAGCAGCCTGCCCAGTTCGAGCGTCTGTTGCTGGGTATCACCAAGGCGTCTCTGGCCACCGAGTCCTTCCTGTCTGCAGCCTCCTTCCAGGAGACCACCCGCGTCCTGACCGAAGCGGCGGTAACCGGCAAGGAAGACAGCCTGCGCGGCCTGAAAGAAAACGTGGTTGTGGGTCGCCTGATCCCGGCGGGTACCGGTCTGGCCTACCATGCCGAGCGCAAGCGCAAGCGCAGCCTGCAGTTGGAAGAGAGCTTCGGCGAAGGGCCTTCCGCAGCAGAGGTGGAAGCTGCATTGACCGAGGCTCTGAAGTCCTCTGGCGAATAA
- the rpoB gene encoding DNA-directed RNA polymerase subunit beta: MAYSYTEKKRIRKDFGKLPKVMDVPFLLAIQLDSYRNFTQADKRPDDRVDVGLQAAFKSVFPIVSYSGNAALEYVSYTLGKPAFDVKECTLRGVTYACPLRVRVRLIIYDKESANKSIKDIKEQEVYMGEIPLMTDNGTFVINGTERVIVSQLHRSPGVFFDHDKGKTHSSGKLLYAARVIPYRGSWLDFEFDPKDLVFVRIDRRRKLPATILLRALGFSSQEMLEMFFESSKFELHDDHVSLELIPSRLRGDVASFDIKDGQGKVIVEEGRRITPRHIRQLEKAGVEKLEAPLEYLFSRVLANDIIDESTGEIAVECNTEITAEVIAQLRELNIKSFETLYTNDLDRGPFISDTLRADPSRTQLEALVEIYRMMRPGEPPTKESAESLFENLFFTDERYDLSAVGRMKFNRRLGREDETGAGTLSKEDIVDVLKTLIFIRNGQGMVDDIDHLGNRRVRSVGEMAENQFRVGLVRVERAVKERLSMAESEGLMPQDLINAKPVAAAVKEFFGSSQLSQFMDQNNPLSEVTHKRRVSALGPGGLTRERAGFEVRDVHPTHYGRVCPIETPEGPNIGLINSLATYARANHYGFLESAYRKVVDGKVTDEIEYLSAINEANYVIAQASAAVDDEGSFTDDLVSVRHHNEFALKAPAEIQYMDVSAKQVVSVAAAMIPFLEHDDANRALMGSNMQRQAVPTLRAEKPLVGTGMERTVARDSGVCVVAKRGGVIERVDSSRVVVRVADAEVEAGDAGVDIYNLTKYIRSNQNTCINQRPIVSTGDRVSRGDILADGPSVDLGELALGQNMRIAFMPWNGYNFEDSILISERVVQEDRFTTIHIQELTCIARDTKLGSEEITADIPNVGESALNKLDESGIVYIGAEVGAGDILVGKVTPKGEAQLTPEEKLLRAIFGEKASDVKDTSLRAPSGTRGTVIDVQVFTRDGLQKDQRSIDIEKAQLDEVRKDLNEEYRIVEGATFERLQQALRDQKAAGGKGISKGQELTAELLAALPREDWFKLRMEDESLNEQLEKAEVQLKERRKLLDEAFEDKKKKLESGDDLAPGVLKIVKVYLAIKRRIQPGDKMAGRHGNKGVISVIKPVEDMPYDQNGEPVDIVLNPLGVPSRMNVGQVLEMHLGMAAKGLGVKVDKMIKEQQEIAKVRGFLEEVYNSTGGRKEELDEFSDEEVMTMAQNLRRGVPMATPVFDGADESEIKHLLRLADIPDSGQITLHDGRTGDAFERPVTVGYMYMLKLNHLVDDKMHARSTGSYSLVTQQPLGGKAQFGGQRFGEMEVWALEAYGAAYTLQEMLTVKSDDVEGRTKMYKNIVDSDHRMEPGMPESFNVLVKEIRSLGMNFELEHE, encoded by the coding sequence ATGGCTTACTCATATACTGAGAAAAAACGTATCCGCAAGGATTTTGGCAAACTGCCTAAGGTCATGGATGTGCCCTTCCTGCTTGCGATACAGCTGGATTCATATCGCAATTTTACGCAGGCCGATAAACGCCCCGACGACCGTGTGGACGTTGGCCTGCAGGCGGCGTTTAAATCTGTATTTCCGATTGTCAGCTATTCCGGCAATGCCGCTCTGGAGTATGTGAGTTATACGCTGGGTAAGCCCGCCTTTGACGTTAAGGAATGTACTCTGCGTGGTGTGACTTATGCATGCCCGTTACGCGTGCGAGTGCGCCTGATTATTTACGATAAAGAGTCTGCGAATAAGTCCATCAAGGACATCAAGGAGCAGGAAGTGTACATGGGCGAGATTCCGCTCATGACCGATAACGGTACTTTCGTGATCAACGGTACCGAACGTGTAATCGTATCCCAGCTGCACCGTTCCCCGGGTGTATTCTTCGATCACGACAAAGGCAAGACTCACTCTTCCGGTAAGTTGCTGTACGCTGCGCGCGTCATCCCCTACCGTGGCTCCTGGCTGGATTTTGAATTCGACCCGAAAGACCTGGTATTCGTACGTATCGATCGCCGTCGTAAACTGCCAGCCACCATCCTGTTGCGCGCCCTGGGTTTCTCCTCTCAGGAAATGCTGGAGATGTTCTTCGAAAGCAGCAAGTTTGAGCTGCATGATGATCACGTCAGCCTGGAGTTGATTCCGTCCCGCCTGCGTGGTGATGTTGCCTCCTTTGATATCAAGGATGGCCAGGGTAAGGTAATTGTGGAAGAGGGACGCCGGATTACCCCGCGTCATATCCGTCAGCTCGAAAAAGCCGGTGTGGAAAAGCTGGAAGCACCGCTTGAGTACCTGTTCAGCCGTGTTCTCGCGAACGATATTATCGATGAGTCCACAGGTGAAATCGCCGTTGAGTGTAATACCGAGATCACTGCAGAAGTGATCGCGCAACTGCGTGAACTGAATATTAAAAGTTTCGAGACGCTGTACACCAACGACCTGGATCGCGGTCCATTTATTTCTGACACCTTGCGCGCAGACCCTTCCCGCACCCAGTTGGAAGCCCTGGTGGAAATCTATCGCATGATGCGCCCGGGCGAGCCGCCCACCAAGGAATCCGCAGAGTCCCTGTTCGAGAACCTGTTCTTTACCGATGAGCGCTACGACCTGTCCGCAGTTGGCCGTATGAAGTTCAACCGCCGCCTCGGTCGTGAAGATGAAACTGGTGCTGGCACCTTGAGCAAAGAGGATATCGTCGACGTATTGAAGACGTTGATTTTTATCCGCAATGGCCAGGGTATGGTGGACGATATCGACCACCTGGGTAACCGTCGTGTGCGTTCCGTGGGCGAAATGGCTGAAAACCAGTTCCGCGTCGGTCTGGTACGTGTAGAGCGTGCAGTTAAAGAGCGTCTGTCTATGGCGGAGTCCGAAGGCTTGATGCCGCAGGACCTGATCAATGCCAAGCCGGTTGCCGCAGCCGTGAAAGAGTTTTTCGGCTCTTCGCAGCTGTCCCAGTTTATGGATCAGAACAACCCGCTGTCAGAAGTGACGCACAAGCGTCGTGTTTCCGCGCTTGGTCCGGGTGGTTTGACTCGTGAGCGTGCAGGCTTTGAGGTCCGCGACGTACACCCGACCCACTACGGTCGTGTATGTCCCATTGAGACGCCGGAAGGTCCGAACATTGGTCTGATCAACTCCCTGGCGACCTATGCTCGAGCCAACCACTACGGCTTCCTCGAGAGTGCCTATCGCAAAGTGGTTGACGGTAAAGTTACCGACGAAATCGAATACCTGTCAGCGATTAACGAAGCTAACTATGTTATCGCCCAGGCATCTGCTGCTGTTGATGATGAGGGTAGCTTCACCGATGACCTGGTGAGTGTGCGCCATCACAACGAATTCGCCCTGAAGGCACCGGCTGAAATCCAGTATATGGATGTGTCTGCCAAGCAGGTGGTTTCCGTGGCTGCGGCGATGATTCCGTTCCTCGAGCACGATGATGCCAACCGCGCCTTGATGGGCTCGAACATGCAACGCCAGGCGGTTCCGACCCTGCGTGCTGAAAAGCCGCTGGTGGGTACCGGCATGGAGCGTACCGTAGCGCGCGACTCGGGTGTGTGTGTGGTAGCCAAGCGTGGCGGTGTGATTGAGCGTGTCGACTCCAGCCGTGTAGTGGTGCGAGTGGCAGACGCCGAGGTTGAAGCCGGTGATGCAGGTGTGGATATCTACAACCTGACCAAGTACATCCGCTCCAACCAGAATACCTGTATCAACCAGCGCCCGATTGTTAGCACTGGCGATCGCGTATCCCGCGGCGACATCCTCGCCGATGGCCCATCTGTAGATCTGGGTGAGCTTGCCCTGGGCCAGAATATGCGCATCGCCTTTATGCCTTGGAATGGTTACAACTTTGAGGACTCCATCCTCATCAGTGAGCGCGTTGTACAGGAAGATCGCTTCACAACCATTCACATTCAGGAGCTGACCTGTATTGCCCGTGACACCAAACTGGGCAGTGAGGAAATCACCGCAGATATTCCCAATGTGGGTGAGTCTGCGCTGAACAAACTGGACGAATCCGGCATCGTCTATATCGGTGCGGAAGTGGGCGCGGGTGACATCCTTGTCGGTAAGGTAACTCCGAAAGGCGAAGCCCAGCTGACTCCAGAGGAGAAACTGCTGCGTGCGATCTTTGGTGAGAAGGCGTCCGATGTTAAGGACACTTCCCTGCGAGCGCCCAGCGGCACCCGCGGTACCGTGATTGACGTGCAGGTGTTCACCCGTGATGGTCTGCAGAAAGACCAGCGCTCCATCGATATCGAGAAGGCGCAGCTGGACGAAGTTCGCAAAGACCTGAATGAAGAATACCGCATTGTTGAAGGCGCAACTTTCGAGCGTCTGCAGCAAGCACTGCGGGACCAGAAGGCCGCTGGTGGTAAAGGTATCAGCAAGGGCCAGGAGCTGACCGCTGAATTGCTGGCTGCGCTGCCCCGCGAAGACTGGTTCAAGCTGCGTATGGAAGACGAAAGTCTGAACGAGCAGCTGGAAAAAGCCGAAGTCCAGTTGAAAGAGCGCCGCAAGCTGCTTGATGAAGCCTTCGAAGACAAGAAGAAAAAACTGGAGTCCGGTGATGACCTGGCTCCGGGCGTGCTGAAAATCGTTAAGGTTTACCTGGCGATCAAGCGCCGTATCCAGCCGGGTGACAAAATGGCCGGTCGCCACGGTAACAAGGGTGTGATCTCCGTGATCAAGCCGGTTGAGGATATGCCTTACGACCAGAATGGTGAGCCGGTGGATATCGTCCTGAACCCGCTGGGCGTTCCTTCGCGGATGAACGTGGGTCAGGTTCTGGAAATGCACTTGGGCATGGCCGCTAAGGGCCTCGGCGTAAAAGTCGACAAGATGATCAAGGAACAGCAGGAAATCGCCAAGGTGCGCGGATTCCTGGAAGAAGTCTACAACTCCACTGGCGGACGTAAGGAAGAGCTGGACGAGTTCTCCGATGAGGAAGTCATGACCATGGCGCAGAACCTGCGTCGCGGTGTACCCATGGCGACCCCGGTATTTGACGGTGCCGATGAAAGTGAGATCAAGCACCTGCTGCGTCTTGCGGATATCCCAGACTCGGGTCAGATCACCCTGCACGACGGCCGTACAGGCGATGCTTTCGAGCGTCCGGTGACTGTGGGCTACATGTACATGCTGAAGCTGAACCACTTGGTGGACGACAAGATGCACGCGCGTTCTACCGGTTCCTACAGCCTAGTTACCCAGCAGCCGCTGGGTGGTAAGGCACAGTTCGGTGGCCAGCGCTTCGGGGAGATGGAAGTGTGGGCACTGGAAGCTTACGGTGCTGCTTACACCCTGCAGGAAATGCTCACGGTTAAATCCGATGACGTGGAAGGGCGGACCAAGATGTACAAGAACATCGTGGACTCCGACCATCGTATGGAGCCGGGTATGCCGGAGTCCTTCAACGTACTGGTCAAGGAAATCCGCTCTCTCGGTATGAACTTCGAGCTCGAGCACGAGTAA
- the rplL gene encoding 50S ribosomal protein L7/L12: protein MSLTKEDIINAVAEMSVKDVVELIEAMEEKFGVTAAAAVVAGPAAAEAAEEKDSFDVVLTSAGDKKVNVIKAVRGLTGLGLKEAKGLVDGAPSPLKEGVTKDEAEAAKKELEEAGATVELK, encoded by the coding sequence ATGTCTCTGACTAAAGAAGATATCATCAACGCTGTTGCCGAAATGTCTGTAAAGGACGTTGTTGAACTGATCGAAGCAATGGAAGAGAAGTTCGGTGTAACTGCTGCTGCAGCAGTTGTTGCTGGCCCAGCTGCTGCTGAGGCCGCTGAAGAGAAGGATTCTTTCGACGTAGTCCTGACTTCCGCTGGCGATAAGAAAGTGAACGTGATTAAAGCTGTTCGCGGCCTCACCGGTCTGGGCTTGAAAGAAGCCAAAGGTCTGGTTGACGGTGCTCCGAGCCCGCTGAAAGAAGGCGTAACCAAAGACGAAGCTGAAGCCGCTAAGAAAGAGCTGGAAGAAGCTGGCGCAACTGTAGAACTGAAGTAA
- the rplJ gene encoding 50S ribosomal protein L10 produces MAIGLVDKKAIVADVQQAAEGALSAVVADSRGVTVNDMTALRKEARENGVWLKVVRNTLARRALAGTEYECLTDKFVGPSIVAFSNEHPGAGARILSKFAKGNDKLELKGAAFEGVITDVELLASLPTYDEAIAKLMSVLKEASAGKLVRTIAAVRDQKEQEAA; encoded by the coding sequence ATGGCTATTGGACTCGTAGACAAGAAAGCGATTGTCGCAGATGTCCAGCAAGCTGCTGAGGGTGCCTTGTCTGCGGTAGTTGCGGATTCCCGCGGCGTGACCGTAAATGACATGACAGCCCTGCGCAAAGAGGCTCGCGAGAACGGCGTTTGGTTAAAAGTCGTCCGCAATACTCTGGCGCGTCGCGCTCTGGCAGGAACCGAATACGAATGTCTGACTGACAAATTCGTAGGTCCTAGCATTGTTGCATTTTCCAACGAACACCCAGGTGCCGGCGCGCGCATCCTGAGCAAGTTCGCTAAGGGCAATGACAAGCTGGAACTGAAAGGTGCTGCCTTCGAAGGCGTGATCACCGACGTCGAATTGTTGGCAAGTCTGCCGACATACGACGAGGCGATCGCCAAGTTGATGAGCGTGTTGAAAGAAGCATCTGCTGGCAAGCTGGTCCGCACTATTGCGGCCGTTCGCGACCAAAAAGAGCAGGAAGCTGCGTAA
- the rplA gene encoding 50S ribosomal protein L1, giving the protein MAKLSKRQRAIAEKVEAGKAYGIEEAVALLKELSNVKFAETVDASVNLGIDPRKSDQAVRGATTLPHGTGKEVRVAVFTQGANADAAKEAGADLIGMDELAADVKAGKMDFDVVIASPDAMRVVGQLGQILGPRGLMPNPKTGTVTPDVATAVKNAKAGQVRFRADKGGIIHGGIGKVGFELNALQENLEALIADLKKAKPASAKGVFLKKITLSTTMGPGLVIDQSSLNI; this is encoded by the coding sequence GTGGCTAAATTGAGCAAGCGTCAGCGCGCAATCGCTGAAAAAGTGGAAGCTGGCAAAGCGTACGGCATTGAAGAAGCCGTTGCTCTGCTGAAAGAACTGTCCAACGTCAAATTTGCAGAGACCGTAGACGCCTCTGTAAACCTGGGCATCGACCCGCGTAAATCCGACCAGGCTGTTCGTGGCGCGACTACTCTGCCGCACGGTACAGGTAAAGAAGTACGTGTTGCTGTCTTCACCCAGGGTGCCAATGCTGATGCCGCTAAAGAAGCGGGTGCTGATCTGATCGGTATGGACGAACTGGCTGCTGACGTGAAGGCTGGCAAAATGGACTTCGACGTAGTGATCGCCTCCCCGGATGCGATGCGCGTTGTGGGTCAGCTGGGCCAGATCCTCGGCCCGCGTGGCCTGATGCCGAACCCGAAGACCGGTACCGTAACTCCAGACGTCGCTACTGCAGTTAAAAATGCCAAAGCTGGTCAGGTGCGTTTCCGCGCTGACAAGGGTGGCATCATCCACGGTGGTATCGGCAAGGTTGGCTTTGAGCTGAATGCACTGCAGGAAAACCTGGAAGCACTGATTGCTGACCTGAAGAAGGCCAAGCCGGCTTCTGCCAAAGGTGTATTCCTGAAGAAGATCACCCTGAGCACCACTATGGGGCCAGGCCTGGTTATCGACCAGTCTTCTCTGAACATCTAA
- the rplK gene encoding 50S ribosomal protein L11, whose translation MAKKVEAYIKLQVKAGQANPSPPVGPALGQHGVNIMEFCKAFNAQTQSLEPGLPVPVVISVYSDRSFTFIMKSPPAAVLLRKAAKIKSGSGRPNTEKVGKVTRAQLEEIVEMKKADLTASDMDAAVRTIAGSARSAGIEVEGL comes from the coding sequence ATGGCTAAGAAAGTCGAAGCTTATATCAAGCTGCAAGTTAAGGCCGGTCAGGCCAACCCGAGTCCGCCCGTAGGTCCCGCACTGGGCCAGCACGGCGTGAACATCATGGAATTCTGTAAGGCGTTCAACGCCCAGACCCAGAGCCTTGAGCCGGGCCTGCCGGTGCCAGTTGTGATTTCTGTATACAGTGATCGCTCCTTCACCTTCATTATGAAGTCTCCGCCCGCAGCGGTACTGCTGCGCAAGGCCGCCAAGATCAAGAGTGGTTCCGGTCGCCCGAACACCGAAAAGGTGGGCAAGGTTACCCGTGCACAGCTGGAAGAGATCGTAGAAATGAAGAAGGCCGATCTGACTGCATCCGATATGGACGCGGCCGTGCGTACTATCGCCGGTTCCGCACGCAGTGCCGGTATCGAAGTGGAGGGTCTCTAA
- the nusG gene encoding transcription termination/antitermination protein NusG: MSKHWYVVQAYSGYEKRVASTLKERIELHEMDHLFGEVLVPTEEVVEMRAGQKRKSERKFFPGYVLVEMELNDDTWHLVKETPRVLGFIGGKADRPAPITDREAQAILNRIDDSVDKPKPKTLFEPGEMVRVIDGPFNDFNGVVEEVNYEKSRLRVAVLIFGRSTPVELEFVQVEKT; the protein is encoded by the coding sequence ATGTCAAAGCATTGGTATGTGGTCCAGGCTTACTCGGGATATGAGAAGCGTGTTGCCAGCACTCTGAAAGAGCGCATTGAGCTGCACGAAATGGATCATCTGTTTGGTGAAGTGCTGGTTCCCACTGAAGAAGTGGTGGAGATGCGGGCAGGGCAGAAGCGTAAGAGTGAGCGCAAATTTTTCCCGGGCTATGTCCTGGTGGAAATGGAGCTGAACGACGACACTTGGCACCTGGTGAAAGAAACTCCGCGAGTGCTCGGTTTTATCGGCGGTAAGGCAGACAGGCCTGCCCCTATTACTGACCGCGAGGCACAGGCTATCCTGAATCGCATTGACGATTCAGTTGACAAGCCCAAGCCCAAGACTCTGTTCGAGCCAGGTGAGATGGTTCGGGTTATCGACGGTCCATTTAATGACTTCAACGGTGTGGTCGAAGAAGTCAATTACGAGAAGAGCCGCTTGCGAGTGGCGGTATTAATTTTCGGGCGTTCCACCCCGGTTGAACTGGAGTTTGTTCAGGTAGAAAAAACCTGA